TGATAAATATCAACTAGTTTTTCGACAATGACTTCTTGGACATCTTTTGGATCGCTAATATTTCTCAGTTGTACTTCCCGGCGCAAAGTTTCTACAAGCTCCATTACGGTTTCAAAGCCAACATCGGCTCCAATTAAAATTTCTTCTAATTCTTCAAAGAAATCTTCGTCCACTTTACGATAACGAGCAACCATTTCATTGATTTTCCCAGAGAAATTTCCACGAGTTTTCGATAAGCCATCTTTAAATTTCCCAGTAACAGAATCGGTTTGCTGGGTTATTTTATCTTTTAATTTTTTAAAAAAGGTCATTTTTTCTACTCCTTTTATTTAATTAGCTCGGCAGTTTCTTCTAAACGAACAGAAACTAACTTGGACACACCAGATTCTTGCATCGTAACGCCGTAAAGTACGTCTGCTTCTTCCATGGTTCCTTTACGGTGAGTAATCACAATAAACTGCGTATCCGCTTCAAATTGTTTTAAGTAACGACTAAAGCGGGTGACATTGGCTTCGTCTAATGCAGCTTCCACTTCATCGAGAATACAAAATGGTACTGGACGAACACGAATAATCGCGAATAATAAGGCAATAGCAGTAAGGGCACGCTCTCCACCAGAACGAAGCGATAGGTTTTGTAATTTTTTCCCTGGGGGTTGAACAACAATATCAATCCCGGTTGTTAAAAGATTTTCTGGATCAAGTAAAACTAGTTCTGCGCTTCCTCCGCCAAATAGTTCAGGGAAAACAATTGCGAATTCTGTTTTAATAGCGTCAAAGCTCTCGCTGAAACGGATTTTCATTTCCTCATCCATTTCGTCCATCACTTTAAATAAAGTTTCTTTGGCAGCAAGTAAATCTTCTTGTTGGCCATGGAGGAAATCAAATCGCTCTTGAATACGATCAAATTCTTCAATGGCACCGATGTTAACAATACCAAGTTCATCAATCGAACGTTTAAGTAAGCGAACTTTGGAGCGCGCTTTTTCGGTATCTACATCCGGTAAGATTTTCTCTTCCGCTTGTTCTGGAGTGAGTAAATAAGCTTCTTGCAGGCGATCTATTCGATTGGTAATATCCACTTCTAAACGCCCGATACTAATTTCGGCATTATTTTTTTGTTCCAAGTAAAAGCTAATTTGATTATTTTTTTGTGTTAGTTCTGCTTCTAGTATTTCCATTTTTTCTTGAAGTTCTATACGTGTTTGTCTTGCAGTCGTTAATTTTTCATTGGTGTCTGCTTTTTCTTTGCGTAGTTCTTCTATTGATTTTCCAACTGTTTCTTCGCTTGTATGAACATTTGAAAGATTATTTTTTAAGGAAACAAGTTTTTGTTCTGCTGCTTCTTTTTGTTCGTAATTTTCATGTAGTGTAGTTGTTACACGTTCGACTGCTTCGATAGCGGATTGTAATTGTTCCCGTTTTGCAGCAATTTGTGCTTTTAAGGAGGATAGACTTTCTAAATCCGCTGAACGCTTGCTTTCAAGTGCTTTACTGGAAGAAGTCATTGCTTGAATTTCTTCATCAGTTGCCGTAATTTTCTTCGCTATTTCGATTTGTTCAATGAGTAGTGCTTCTTTTCGAGCGAGCAATTTGTTTAGTTCGTCGCTGCCATCCTCTTTTTCCATGTCATATAATTGTAATTGCTTGTTAAAACGTTCTAAATTTTCGTTTTCGCGGTCAAGTTTTCCAAGCAGTTCTTTTTCTTGTAATCGTAAATTTTCCCCAATAACGCGTGTTTCTTCCAGTTCTTCGCGTTTTTTCGCCATGCTATCCTTGGCAACTTGAACAGCTGTTTCGAGTTCTCTTGTATATTCATTTAATTCGGCAATTTTTCCGGCTAGCTGACCAAGTTCATGTTTTCTTGTAAGGATAGATGATTTTCCGCCTTTTGTCGCGCCACCAGTCATTGAACCACCGGCATTGACAACATCCCCTTCTAAAGTAACAATTCGGTATCTAAAATTTACTAATCTAGCTAGTGTATTCGCGCCTTTTAGATCTTTTGCCAAAATAGTCGTTCCAAGTGCATTTAAAATGACTGGTGATACTTTTTCATCAAAAGAAATCACTTCACTAGCAAGGGCAATATAAGCTGGTTGGTTAAGTAAAGCATTTTTGGTAGCTGCCGGAATTTCTCTTGGTTGAATCGTTGAAAGTGGCAAAAAGGTTGCGCGTCCGCTCCTTGTTTTCTTTAAAAAACTAATCGCTTCACGTGCCACCTTGTCATCTTCCACAACGACATTTTGTGCACTTGCTCCGAGTGCAGTTTCCATTGCTTGCTGATATTTTGCTGGAATTTCTATCAGCTCCACAAGCGCACCAAGAATACCTGGAATTTCTTTTTTCGCCTTTAGTACTTCCCGAACACCTTGGAAAAATCCGGCATAATCATCTGCTAACTCTTCCAAAGTTTCTTTTCTCGATTTCATTTGCTGCACAGTCTCATAGTGTTTATACAGACCTCGTTCTTGCGCCTCCATAACAGCTTCTTGTTTTGCTAACGTTTGCTGCACTTCTCGGTAAATTTCCATTTGCTCCATTAGTTCAGCTTGAATTTTATCTAAATGTTTTTTTGTTGTTTCAATTTGGGCGAGCATATCTTTTCTTTCATCAACATGCTGACTGTTTTCGAGATCGAGTTTATCAATTCGTCCAGTGATTTGAGCAATTTGGCGCTCGATATAACCTAGATCATTATTAATCGTTGTTTGGGTATGACGCAATTCAATATAATCACTTTTCCGATTCTCGATAGCTTCTTCAGAAAGATCATCATATTTTGCGAGTGTTTCTTCTATTTCTTTTTTTGCTTTAAGGGCGATTTCTAATGCTGTTTCTTTTTCGCGTTTCGTATTGCTTAGTATTTCTTTTTGTTCTTCAAGTGCAGTAATTTTTTCTGTAATAACAGCCAGCGTTTCAGCAAAAACTTGTTCATTTTCACTGCTATGTTTTTTACGTTCTAAATGGAGGTTCCGCTCACCTTCTAGTTGTTCTAGTTTTTCTGTTTCAACTAGAAGGCGTTCTTGTAAAGCCTCAAGTCTGATATCCGTTTCATTTAGTGCTTGTTTCTCCTCGGCGATGATTGCTTCTTCGCTATGCAGCTCTTCACGTAGTTTGATT
The nucleotide sequence above comes from Listeria ivanovii subsp. londoniensis. Encoded proteins:
- the smc gene encoding chromosome segregation protein SMC → MLLKRLEMNGFKSFADKVAIDFVPGMTAVVGPNGSGKSNITEAIRWVLGEQSAKSLRGGRMGDVIFAGSDTRKPINFAEVSLILENEDHFLPLDYSEVAVTRRIYRNGESEFLINKENCRLKDIVDLFMDSGLGRESFSIISQGKIDEILNSKPEERRSIFEEAAGVLKYKHRKKQAENKLFETEENLNRVQDILYELEGQLEPLEMQASIAKDYLFQQEELEKYEVTLLATEIKSLTEKLTNVRKEFGENQTILIKLREELHSEEAIIAEEKQALNETDIRLEALQERLLVETEKLEQLEGERNLHLERKKHSSENEQVFAETLAVITEKITALEEQKEILSNTKREKETALEIALKAKKEIEETLAKYDDLSEEAIENRKSDYIELRHTQTTINNDLGYIERQIAQITGRIDKLDLENSQHVDERKDMLAQIETTKKHLDKIQAELMEQMEIYREVQQTLAKQEAVMEAQERGLYKHYETVQQMKSRKETLEELADDYAGFFQGVREVLKAKKEIPGILGALVELIEIPAKYQQAMETALGASAQNVVVEDDKVAREAISFLKKTRSGRATFLPLSTIQPREIPAATKNALLNQPAYIALASEVISFDEKVSPVILNALGTTILAKDLKGANTLARLVNFRYRIVTLEGDVVNAGGSMTGGATKGGKSSILTRKHELGQLAGKIAELNEYTRELETAVQVAKDSMAKKREELEETRVIGENLRLQEKELLGKLDRENENLERFNKQLQLYDMEKEDGSDELNKLLARKEALLIEQIEIAKKITATDEEIQAMTSSSKALESKRSADLESLSSLKAQIAAKREQLQSAIEAVERVTTTLHENYEQKEAAEQKLVSLKNNLSNVHTSEETVGKSIEELRKEKADTNEKLTTARQTRIELQEKMEILEAELTQKNNQISFYLEQKNNAEISIGRLEVDITNRIDRLQEAYLLTPEQAEEKILPDVDTEKARSKVRLLKRSIDELGIVNIGAIEEFDRIQERFDFLHGQQEDLLAAKETLFKVMDEMDEEMKIRFSESFDAIKTEFAIVFPELFGGGSAELVLLDPENLLTTGIDIVVQPPGKKLQNLSLRSGGERALTAIALLFAIIRVRPVPFCILDEVEAALDEANVTRFSRYLKQFEADTQFIVITHRKGTMEEADVLYGVTMQESGVSKLVSVRLEETAELIK